In Hydrogenimonas thermophila, one genomic interval encodes:
- a CDS encoding MFS transporter — protein sequence MKLGELKTAGHLPTLIAAFLYFDFSFMVWTMLGPLATEISESLSVHGFTLSPDQKATLLAIPILSGAILRIVLGFGVDKFGPKKTALTAQSIVIASLFYAYFRGESITYNELLMVALGLGFAGASFAVALPQAGQWYPPRLQGLVLGLAGAGNIGVVIDFLFAPKIAEIWGWQAVFLVGGILSTFIFITYMFMAQDAPEDVYKPNPKKLGDYLKLLRDKDTWWFSLFYAVSFGGFVGFANYMKVYLMNTYQIDMSAFGHNILGEENVKVVAGYFGAICIFAGAVLRPVGGGIADKLGGVKSLYIFFGAVTLLAVLNATVVNSFYLAILVLFLIMASLGMANGAVFQLVPQRFGKDMGIMTGIIGCAGGLGGTVLIKTLGWSKGAFDGYAAGFFLFAGVVLMAIIGISLVKTRWRTTWGMSAGGRI from the coding sequence ATGAAGTTGGGTGAACTCAAAACAGCGGGACATTTACCTACGCTGATTGCGGCATTTTTATATTTTGATTTCAGTTTTATGGTCTGGACAATGCTTGGACCATTAGCAACTGAGATTTCAGAGTCTTTGTCAGTACATGGTTTTACACTCTCTCCTGACCAGAAGGCAACACTTCTTGCAATTCCTATTTTATCAGGTGCAATTTTGCGTATAGTTTTAGGTTTTGGTGTTGATAAGTTTGGACCTAAAAAGACAGCTCTTACAGCACAGTCAATTGTTATTGCATCACTCTTTTATGCATACTTTAGAGGTGAGAGCATTACATATAATGAGTTGTTAATGGTAGCATTGGGGCTTGGTTTTGCAGGTGCGTCGTTTGCTGTTGCTCTTCCTCAAGCAGGACAGTGGTACCCGCCAAGACTTCAAGGTTTGGTACTTGGGCTTGCTGGAGCTGGTAATATTGGTGTAGTTATTGACTTTCTATTTGCTCCAAAAATTGCAGAAATTTGGGGATGGCAGGCAGTTTTCCTTGTTGGTGGAATTCTTTCAACATTTATATTTATAACATATATGTTTATGGCTCAGGATGCTCCTGAAGATGTTTATAAACCAAATCCAAAAAAGCTTGGTGATTACTTAAAGCTGTTGCGTGATAAAGATACTTGGTGGTTTAGTCTCTTCTATGCAGTCAGTTTTGGCGGATTTGTTGGTTTTGCAAACTATATGAAAGTCTATTTGATGAATACTTATCAGATAGATATGAGTGCTTTTGGACACAATATTTTGGGTGAAGAGAATGTTAAAGTTGTAGCTGGTTACTTTGGTGCAATCTGTATCTTTGCAGGTGCAGTTTTAAGACCTGTAGGTGGTGGTATTGCCGATAAATTGGGAGGTGTTAAATCTCTTTACATCTTCTTTGGTGCAGTTACTCTTTTGGCTGTTTTAAATGCAACTGTTGTAAATAGCTTCTATTTGGCTATCTTGGTTCTATTTTTAATTATGGCAAGTTTAGGTATGGCTAATGGTGCTGTTTTTCAGCTGGTTCCACAGCGTTTTGGCAAAGATATGGGGATTATGACAGGAATAATCGGATGTGCCGGTGGTCTTGGCGGTACGGTTCTAATTAAAACACTTGGATGGTCTAAAGGTGCATTTGACGGGTATGCAGCAGGCTTTTTCCTCTTTGCAGGAGTTGTTTTAATGGCAATAATTGGAATTAGTTTGGTCAAAACCCGCTGGAGAACAACCTGGGGAATGAGTGCAGGAGGACGAATATAA
- a CDS encoding YebC/PmpR family DNA-binding transcriptional regulator: protein MGRAFEYRKAAKLKRWGAMSRIFPKLGRVITMAAKEGGPDPELNPKLRTAILNAKAQNMPKDNIAAAIKRAMGKDAAEIKEIAYEAKGPHGTLMYIECATDNGTRTVANVRAILVRNGGEMLTSGSLDFMFTRKAVFEFDKTDSIDLEELELELIDFGLEELEEDRLPQENGEDKEIIRIYGEFTSFGELNKALEERGIEIKKASLQRIPNVPLELAEEQMDEVSELIDKLEDDEDVQVVYTNLA, encoded by the coding sequence ATGGGACGCGCGTTTGAGTACCGCAAAGCAGCTAAACTTAAAAGATGGGGAGCAATGTCACGCATCTTCCCTAAATTGGGTCGGGTCATTACGATGGCAGCCAAAGAGGGTGGACCTGACCCTGAACTTAATCCAAAACTTCGTACAGCAATTTTAAATGCCAAAGCGCAAAATATGCCAAAAGACAATATTGCAGCGGCAATCAAACGCGCAATGGGTAAAGATGCAGCAGAGATTAAAGAGATTGCTTATGAAGCAAAAGGTCCTCACGGAACATTGATGTATATCGAGTGTGCTACAGACAATGGTACACGAACAGTAGCAAATGTACGTGCTATTTTGGTAAGAAATGGCGGTGAAATGCTTACTAGCGGTTCACTTGATTTTATGTTTACCCGCAAAGCAGTTTTTGAGTTTGATAAAACAGATTCAATTGATCTAGAAGAGTTAGAACTAGAACTCATAGATTTTGGTCTAGAAGAGCTTGAAGAAGATAGGTTGCCTCAAGAGAATGGTGAAGATAAAGAGATTATTCGTATTTATGGTGAATTTACATCATTTGGTGAACTGAATAAAGCTCTTGAAGAGCGTGGAATAGAGATTAAAAAAGCATCACTTCAACGCATTCCAAATGTTCCATTAGAGCTTGCAGAAGAGCAGATGGATGAAGTGAGTGAATTGATTGACAAACTTGAAGATGATGAGGATGTACAGGTAGTTTATACTAACCTTGCCTAA
- a CDS encoding bifunctional protein-serine/threonine kinase/phosphatase, producing the protein MKSQMFSVSSFGLAKGKELVSEDFAAVKVIDDLCIGIVCDGVGSARAGGKAARRVVNYLMNNFKTRPRSWSIEKSLRHFINNINSILYREGIDEYERPEYVTTLSIVVIDANRLYGANVGDSPIYLYRNSHLQQISFDHVSDEPGMEHVLMQAIGLSESVDPYFFENNLEVGDILLLTSDGLQKVLENREVENRLKFGASTLIKTASKKVNDDLPDDTTAVVIEIKGESKHRKLKKIELPIPRTLKKDEIIDGYRLLKPLIQNDRTWLAEKKGVKYVLKFPPVEAIEDEQYLDLFVKEAWNASRLKAGFFPKAVIPKNRTQRYYVMEYLEGVTLKELIAKKALPVEDAIQLGKFLLHACSFLLKYDLVHGDIKPENIIVLKRHGKRVYKLIDFGSIVEVFSIATRAGTPSYLAPERFTGEPISEQTEIFAIGVTLYESLTKKFPYGEIEPFQTPTFKTPKPVRTYNKAVPAWLESVVMRAIERDKDRRYEVYSEMEYELTHPEKVKPYYPKDISLFEKEPIKVYRWLFIGSFLINILLLILLVR; encoded by the coding sequence GTGAAAAGTCAAATGTTCAGTGTCAGCTCCTTCGGTTTGGCAAAGGGTAAAGAGCTTGTTAGTGAAGATTTTGCTGCTGTTAAAGTAATAGATGACCTTTGCATAGGCATAGTTTGTGACGGAGTTGGCAGTGCAAGAGCTGGCGGAAAAGCTGCTCGCCGTGTAGTCAACTATCTAATGAATAACTTCAAGACCCGCCCAAGAAGCTGGAGTATAGAGAAATCACTTCGCCACTTCATTAATAATATCAACTCTATTTTATACAGAGAAGGGATAGATGAGTATGAGCGTCCTGAGTACGTTACAACTCTATCTATAGTAGTAATTGATGCTAATCGTCTTTATGGTGCCAATGTAGGTGATTCACCTATCTATTTGTACAGAAATTCCCATTTACAGCAGATAAGTTTTGATCATGTCAGTGATGAGCCTGGTATGGAACACGTTCTTATGCAAGCAATCGGACTCTCAGAAAGTGTTGATCCTTACTTTTTTGAAAACAATCTTGAAGTAGGGGATATTTTACTGCTTACTAGTGACGGTTTGCAAAAAGTTTTAGAAAATAGAGAGGTAGAAAACAGACTAAAGTTTGGTGCTAGCACTCTAATAAAAACAGCAAGCAAAAAAGTTAATGATGATTTGCCTGATGATACAACGGCAGTTGTAATTGAGATAAAGGGTGAAAGCAAACATCGTAAGCTTAAAAAGATTGAACTGCCTATTCCACGAACTCTTAAAAAAGATGAGATAATAGATGGTTATAGACTTTTAAAGCCTCTTATTCAAAATGATCGTACATGGTTGGCTGAAAAAAAGGGTGTTAAATATGTTTTAAAATTTCCACCTGTAGAAGCTATAGAAGATGAACAATATTTAGATCTTTTTGTAAAAGAGGCTTGGAATGCTTCACGCCTTAAAGCTGGTTTTTTTCCAAAAGCGGTAATTCCAAAAAATAGAACACAAAGATACTATGTAATGGAGTATCTTGAAGGAGTTACCCTAAAAGAGTTGATTGCAAAAAAAGCTCTGCCAGTAGAAGATGCTATTCAGTTAGGAAAGTTTTTGCTTCATGCTTGTAGTTTTTTACTCAAGTATGATTTGGTTCATGGTGATATTAAGCCTGAAAATATCATTGTTCTTAAACGTCACGGTAAACGTGTTTATAAACTTATTGACTTTGGATCAATTGTTGAGGTCTTCTCTATTGCCACTAGAGCTGGAACACCGAGTTATCTTGCTCCTGAGCGATTTACCGGTGAACCTATCAGTGAGCAGACAGAGATTTTTGCAATAGGAGTTACACTTTATGAATCTTTAACAAAAAAGTTTCCTTATGGTGAGATTGAACCATTTCAAACTCCTACTTTTAAAACACCAAAACCTGTACGCACATACAACAAAGCAGTTCCAGCTTGGCTTGAGTCGGTTGTAATGCGAGCAATAGAGAGAGATAAAGATAGACGTTATGAAGTTTATAGTGAAATGGAGTATGAACTAACGCATCCTGAAAAGGTAAAACCGTACTATCCAAAAGATATATCTCTATTTGAAAAAGAGCCTATTAAAGTTTATCGTTGGCTCTTTATTGGCTCTTTTCTTATCAATATACTTCTTCTTATTCTTCTTGTAAGATAA
- a CDS encoding cytochrome C oxidase subunit II: MADSIDVLSTLKLVYTIYALIVISLIGWFALRIMQDGKKEGAKPVVFYAYIGVLVAIGTGLHFLTYNVVPWVPIDLDRANLKADKTFHITYKDHKIELDEKPMKVECGKKVVFEVVSEDLTYGFGLFRKNHTMVTQMQVVPGKVNDLMWEFHKNGTYYIRSTEYSGPKGAQMIVKDAVVVSGCSENDKYAMNEGGN, from the coding sequence ATGGCTGATTCAATTGATGTTTTAAGCACATTGAAACTTGTCTATACGATATATGCTCTTATTGTCATATCGTTAATAGGCTGGTTTGCTTTGCGCATTATGCAAGATGGAAAAAAGGAAGGGGCTAAACCAGTAGTTTTTTATGCATATATTGGTGTTTTAGTTGCTATTGGTACTGGTCTTCACTTTTTAACATACAATGTTGTGCCTTGGGTGCCTATTGACCTTGATAGAGCAAATCTAAAAGCAGATAAAACTTTCCATATAACCTACAAAGATCATAAGATAGAGTTAGATGAAAAACCTATGAAAGTAGAGTGTGGTAAAAAGGTTGTATTTGAAGTTGTAAGCGAAGATTTGACATATGGATTTGGACTTTTTAGAAAAAATCATACTATGGTTACACAGATGCAGGTTGTTCCTGGAAAAGTAAATGACTTAATGTGGGAATTTCATAAAAATGGGACTTACTACATAAGATCAACTGAATATTCTGGCCCAAAAGGTGCACAGATGATTGTTAAAGATGCTGTAGTTGTTTCAGGGTGTTCAGAAAATGACAAGTATGCTATGAATGAAGGAGGCAATTGA
- a CDS encoding cbb3-type cytochrome c oxidase subunit I: protein MSLMQKLIEGNEGGLKHETMTPMQKIALRFVVIGLLYYGLAALEGMIMRMHEIKPIPLIDESHFFSIMTVHPMVGIFGSSYMIVFGAFLFLVPFLMKKPIYSIKLANISWISVAGGTFIMWLAGFLFSYAPLYTLYWPLPVDMKQFTTIGGIVYIVGVVGIMIGTFLFTYNIFKTILYTPEGWEKQPAGALLRSALGLEGLLNFFRREKKEHLVPLPIAAISRGTIDMGLNALVISSAGVLILIYLLGSLFGIDLKDTWVDALLYKNIFWWGLDLVADGLVLIFVAGTWYLLAMLITGTKELFMQNIARAALFVEMVVSWTVWSHHLMSDQGQSNTLKVLSGEVVTAFELVTQGIAVFIVLVTLYRARPLKMTNELKFLLGGILGFMLAVPAGIIQADLGMNRILHNTQWVIGNHVHVAILVGLTMTLYSAIYVLFPILTNGVKLYSQKLANIHFWLHLIGGIGMGAFMGMAGIDGMLRRSIYYNGEYSTYMILAGICGAMMLLAFVIFMYNIIMSVGIKGLIGIYKPATIDTRECLKPEKE, encoded by the coding sequence ATGAGTTTAATGCAAAAATTAATTGAAGGAAATGAAGGTGGCCTCAAGCATGAGACAATGACACCAATGCAAAAGATTGCACTTCGATTTGTAGTTATAGGTCTTTTATATTATGGTCTTGCTGCCCTTGAGGGAATGATAATGCGTATGCATGAGATTAAGCCTATTCCACTTATTGATGAGTCTCACTTCTTTTCAATTATGACAGTACACCCTATGGTAGGTATATTTGGTTCTTCATATATGATTGTATTTGGTGCATTTCTATTTTTAGTACCGTTTTTGATGAAAAAGCCTATTTATAGTATTAAGTTGGCAAATATTTCATGGATAAGTGTAGCTGGCGGAACATTTATTATGTGGCTTGCTGGATTTTTGTTTAGCTATGCTCCTCTTTATACCCTTTACTGGCCTCTTCCTGTTGATATGAAGCAGTTTACCACAATAGGTGGAATTGTTTACATTGTTGGTGTTGTGGGTATTATGATTGGTACATTCCTTTTTACTTATAATATCTTCAAAACAATTCTTTATACACCGGAAGGTTGGGAAAAACAGCCTGCAGGAGCATTACTTCGTTCTGCGCTTGGTCTTGAAGGATTGTTGAACTTTTTCAGAAGAGAGAAAAAAGAGCATCTTGTACCTCTTCCTATTGCAGCTATTTCACGTGGTACCATAGATATGGGACTTAATGCACTTGTTATCTCTTCAGCCGGTGTTCTAATTTTGATCTATCTTTTAGGTTCTCTGTTTGGTATTGACCTTAAAGATACATGGGTAGATGCACTTTTGTATAAAAATATTTTCTGGTGGGGTCTTGACCTTGTAGCAGATGGTCTTGTTCTTATTTTTGTTGCTGGTACTTGGTATCTTTTAGCAATGCTAATTACAGGAACAAAAGAGCTTTTTATGCAGAATATTGCACGTGCAGCACTTTTTGTAGAGATGGTTGTTTCTTGGACAGTTTGGTCTCACCACCTTATGTCAGATCAAGGTCAGTCCAATACTCTTAAAGTTTTATCTGGTGAAGTAGTTACTGCATTTGAGCTTGTTACACAGGGAATTGCAGTATTTATTGTACTTGTAACACTCTATCGTGCAAGACCTTTGAAAATGACTAATGAATTGAAGTTTTTACTAGGTGGAATTCTTGGTTTTATGCTTGCAGTTCCTGCTGGTATTATTCAAGCTGATCTTGGTATGAACCGTATTTTACACAATACTCAGTGGGTTATTGGAAACCATGTTCATGTTGCTATTCTTGTTGGGCTTACAATGACACTTTATAGTGCTATTTATGTACTGTTTCCTATTTTAACTAATGGAGTAAAACTATATAGTCAAAAACTTGCAAATATACACTTCTGGCTACACCTTATAGGTGGTATAGGAATGGGTGCATTTATGGGAATGGCTGGTATTGATGGTATGCTTAGACGATCTATCTATTATAACGGTGAATATAGCACTTATATGATACTAGCAGGTATATGTGGTGCGATGATGTTACTGGCATTTGTGATTTTTATGTATAACATTATAATGAGTGTAGGTATAAAAGGTTTAATAGGAATTTATAAACCTGCAACTATAGATACCAGAGAGTGTCTTAAGCCGGAAAAGGAGTAA